The following are encoded in a window of Streptomyces griseiscabiei genomic DNA:
- a CDS encoding carbohydrate ABC transporter permease — protein sequence MTDVSAKPRRVRTGSVIGSTGLYLATGFAALLFLIPFYLIVRNALMTDPEITGEEWKWFPTDIQWGNISEPFDDPSVDFARSLWNSAVVGVLHTVGTLLVCSLAGYGLARIPYRHANKVFYAVLGTLMVPTAVTFVPSFVLVSSLGWIDTYRGLIIPGLFSGFTCFLFRQYFLGFPKELEEAARVDGLGYMGAYWRVVVPNSLNFFAAMATITFISGWNSFLWPLVIGQDPSAWTVQVALSNYMTGQTVNFHLIFMATAISILPLVFVFLFLQRWLVQGIAQTGIKG from the coding sequence ATGACCGACGTGTCCGCCAAGCCGCGCCGGGTCCGCACCGGCAGTGTGATCGGCTCGACCGGGCTGTATCTCGCCACCGGCTTCGCCGCGCTCCTCTTCCTCATCCCGTTCTATCTGATCGTCCGCAACGCGCTGATGACGGACCCGGAGATCACGGGCGAGGAATGGAAGTGGTTCCCCACCGACATCCAGTGGGGCAACATCAGCGAACCGTTCGACGACCCCTCGGTCGACTTCGCGCGCTCGCTGTGGAACTCGGCGGTCGTCGGCGTCCTGCACACCGTCGGCACCCTGCTGGTCTGCTCGCTGGCCGGCTACGGCCTGGCCCGTATCCCGTACAGGCACGCCAACAAGGTCTTCTACGCCGTCCTCGGCACCCTGATGGTCCCGACCGCCGTGACGTTCGTGCCCAGCTTCGTGCTGGTGTCGTCCCTCGGCTGGATCGACACCTACCGGGGTCTGATCATCCCGGGCCTCTTCAGTGGTTTCACCTGCTTCCTGTTCCGGCAGTACTTCCTGGGGTTCCCCAAGGAGCTGGAGGAGGCGGCACGGGTGGACGGGCTCGGCTACATGGGCGCGTACTGGCGGGTCGTCGTACCCAACTCGCTGAACTTCTTCGCCGCCATGGCGACGATCACGTTCATCAGCGGGTGGAACTCCTTCCTGTGGCCCCTGGTCATCGGCCAGGACCCGAGCGCGTGGACCGTGCAGGTCGCGCTCTCGAACTACATGACCGGCCAGACCGTCAATTTCCACCTGATCTTCATGGCCACGGCCATTTCCATCCTGCCCCTGGTGTTCGTCTTCCTCTTCCTCCAGCGCTGGCTGGTGCAGGGCATCGCGCAGACTGGGATCAAGGGCTAG
- a CDS encoding carbohydrate ABC transporter permease, giving the protein MSTITKDGVSSPAPVKAAPAKPRRGLRGSPTFNFWLFTGPFLIGLAVFVYLPILWSLYLSFFEARFTVTPSVFVGFENYVTMLTDEDFVGSLVTFTVFALFIVPLTWATSLGLALMVNRLRFMRAFFRSVFFLPTAVSYVAASLVWKMSIFNGVRFGLANTFLGLFGIDNTAWLASPDPPWYWLVILTVRLWLQAGFYMILFIAALQNIPTELYEAASIDGAKPGWQTFWYITLPQLRATSTAVILLLLVAAYQAFDEFFNLLSKTTWGRPPLVELYYKALGDSQDYGAGSAGALILTVLICLVTLLQGKFMGFGRGEESK; this is encoded by the coding sequence ATGTCGACCATCACCAAGGACGGCGTCTCCAGCCCCGCCCCGGTCAAGGCCGCTCCGGCCAAGCCGCGGCGGGGGCTGCGGGGCTCCCCCACCTTCAACTTCTGGCTCTTCACCGGGCCGTTCCTGATCGGCCTGGCGGTCTTCGTCTATCTGCCGATCCTGTGGAGCCTCTACCTGTCGTTCTTCGAGGCCCGCTTCACGGTCACCCCGAGCGTGTTCGTCGGCTTCGAGAACTACGTGACGATGCTGACCGACGAGGACTTCGTGGGGTCCCTCGTCACCTTCACGGTCTTCGCCCTCTTCATCGTGCCGCTGACCTGGGCCACCTCGCTGGGTCTCGCGCTGATGGTGAACCGGCTGCGGTTCATGCGGGCGTTCTTCCGCTCGGTGTTCTTCCTGCCCACGGCGGTCAGCTATGTCGCCGCCTCGCTGGTCTGGAAGATGTCCATCTTCAACGGTGTCCGCTTCGGTCTCGCGAACACCTTCCTGGGCCTCTTCGGCATCGACAACACCGCGTGGCTGGCCAGCCCCGACCCGCCGTGGTACTGGCTGGTCATCCTGACCGTACGGCTGTGGCTCCAGGCCGGCTTCTACATGATCCTCTTCATCGCGGCCCTGCAGAACATCCCCACGGAGCTGTACGAGGCCGCCTCGATCGACGGCGCCAAGCCGGGCTGGCAGACCTTCTGGTACATCACCCTGCCGCAGCTTCGGGCGACCTCCACCGCCGTGATCCTGCTGCTGCTCGTGGCGGCGTACCAGGCGTTCGACGAGTTCTTCAACCTGTTGTCGAAGACCACCTGGGGCAGGCCGCCCCTGGTCGAGCTGTACTACAAGGCGCTCGGCGACAGCCAGGACTACGGCGCGGGCAGCGCGGGCGCGCTGATCCTCACCGTACTGATCTGCCTCGTGACGCTGCTCCAGGGCAAGTTCATGGGATTCGGAAGGGGTGAGGAGTCCAAGTGA